A stretch of the Capra hircus breed San Clemente chromosome 10, ASM170441v1, whole genome shotgun sequence genome encodes the following:
- the LOC102188049 gene encoding olfactory receptor 4F3/4F16/4F29-like: MDGANQSVVSEFLFLGLTNSWEIQLFLFVFSSTFYVASMMGNSLIILTVTCDPHLHSPMYFLLANLSFIDLGVSSVTSPKMIYDLFRKHKVISFGGCIAQIFFIHVIGGVEMVLLIAMAFDRYVAICKPLHYLTIMSPRMCVFFIVAAWMIGLTHSMVQLAFVVKLPFCGPNVLDTFYCDLPRFIKLACIDTYQLESMIRANSGFISVGSFFILIISYIVIILTVQKQSSAGSSRALSTLSAHITVVVLFFGPLIFFYTWPSPSIPLDKFLAIFDAVLTPFLNPVIYTFRNQEMKVAMRRVCRQLVSYRKISLVMLVL; this comes from the coding sequence ATGGATGGAGCAAATCAGTCTGTGGTATCAGAGTTTCTGTTCCTGGgactcaccaactcctgggaaaTACAACTTTTCCTCTTTGTGTTCTCCTCCACATTTTATGTGGCAAGCATGATGGGAAACTCCCTCATTATACTCACTGTGACTTGTGACCCTCACTTACACTCTCCCATGTACTTTCTGTTGGCCAATCTCTCCTTCATTGACCTAGGAGTTTCTTCTGTCACTTCTCCCAAGATGATATATGACCTTTTCAGAAAACATAAAGTCATCTCCTTTGGAGGCTGCATTGCTCAGATCTTCTTCATCCATGTCATCGGTGGGGTGGAGATGGTGCTGCTCATTGCCATGGCCTTTGACAGATATGTTGCCATATGTAAGCCTCTCCATTATCTGACCATCATGAGCCCAAGGATGTGTGTTTTCTTTATAGTGGCTGCCTGGATGATTGGCCTTACCCATTCAATGGTTCAACTAGCTTTTGTGGTAAAATTACCCTTCTGTGGCCCTAATGTGTTAGATACTTTTTACTGTGACCTTCCTCGGTTCATCAAACTTGCCTGCATAGACACATACCAGCTAGAGTCCATGATCAGAGCCAACAGTGGATTCATCTCTGTTGGCTCCTTCTTCATTCTGATCATTTCCTATATTGTCATCATTCTCACTGTTCAGAAACAGTCTTCAGCAGGCTCATCTAGGGCTCTGTCCACACTTTCAGCTCACATCACTGTAGTAGTCTTGTTCTTTGGTCCTTTGATATTTTTCTACACGTGGCCATCTCCCTCTATACCCCTGGATAAGTTTCTGGCCATCTTTGATGCAGTTCTCACTCCTTTCCTGAATCCAGTCATTTACACATTCAGGAATCAAGAAATGAAGGTGGCAATGAGGAGGGTATGCAGACAGCTAGTGAGTTATAGAAAGATCTCTTTGGTGATGCTTGTATTGTGA